The following proteins come from a genomic window of Dehalococcoidia bacterium:
- a CDS encoding HIT family protein, which translates to MAECPLCAVALGPVVAEGRHWRLILNHNLDLLGKCFLTLRRHIESITLVSAEEWTDLRGLVIEATRALELAFAPDHFNYAFLQNQDRHVHLHVMPRYASIRTFGGAVFYDDTFPAHYAVGEPPRRLDDEQTESLIELLRASRTTGT; encoded by the coding sequence ATGGCAGAGTGCCCGCTTTGTGCCGTGGCGTTGGGGCCGGTAGTTGCTGAGGGACGACACTGGCGGCTGATCCTGAACCACAATCTGGATCTACTGGGAAAGTGCTTCCTGACGCTGCGTCGTCATATCGAGTCGATCACCCTCGTTTCTGCAGAAGAGTGGACCGACCTGCGCGGACTTGTCATAGAGGCTACCAGGGCGCTCGAACTCGCGTTTGCTCCCGACCACTTCAACTACGCGTTCCTGCAGAACCAGGACCGCCACGTTCATCTGCACGTCATGCCGCGTTACGCCTCAATCCGGACATTCGGCGGCGCTGTCTTCTACGATGACACATTTCCAGCGCACTATGCCGTCGGCGAACCGCCAAGACGCCTCGATGATGAACAGACAGAATCACTGATCGAACTGTTGCGGGCCAGTCGCACCACTGGGACGTAA